In Aegilops tauschii subsp. strangulata cultivar AL8/78 chromosome 3, Aet v6.0, whole genome shotgun sequence, one genomic interval encodes:
- the LOC109766980 gene encoding uncharacterized protein, which yields MSSSTTYATGTGTGPPGLQYPKFGSALSHDSQFADSFDPASLVLSFPDRLLFADSGAYTVDGCAQHHYHHADGMGMEQWAAAQMDNFPFMHAMDHQMSTLPAEAMPITMATIHGMFHLGLQSVGGDNGEDRGGHQFYHPSAKRNHKQQDYPSSRGMYRDVVNGNVGGYI from the coding sequence ATGTCTAGCAGTACCACTTATGCCACCGGCACCGGCACTGGGCCACCCGGATTGCAGTACCCCAAGTTCGGCAGTGCGTTGTCGCACGATAGCCAATTCGCCGATAGCTTCGACCCGGCGAGCCTTGTACTTAGCTTCCCCGATAGGCTGCTCTTTGCCGACAGCGGTGCTTACACGGTGGACGGTTGTGCGCAGCACCACTACCACCATGCCGATGGGATGGGGATGGAGCAGTGGGCGGCGGCGCAAATGGACAACTTCCCATTCATGCATGCCATGGATCATCAGATGTCTACACTGCCAGCTGAGGCAATGCCCATCACAATGGCTACAATACATGGCATGTTCCACCTAGGGTTACAGAGCGTCGGCGGGGATAATGGCGAGGACAGAGGCGGCCACCAGTTCTACCACCCGTCGGCCAAGAGAAACCACAAGCAGCAGGATTACCCGAGCAGCAGGGGCATGTACAGAGACGTGGTCAATGGCAATGTCGGCGGCTACATTTAA